ATCGTCCGAAAACTCGACCCGTTCACCAGTAACGCCGTCAATTCGCTTAACGGAAAACAACCAGGGAACTTCGGCGTGATTCAGCTGAATGGCTTGCCAAAAGTTTGCCGGGAGACTCATTTTATCCCCCGTCTGTACGTGTTTATGAGAAAACGAGCCCATCGGTGGATCGAACCTATCCGATAAAGGTAAACAGATcaagcgacgatgacgagtcGACTGTGCCTGTCCGTTGGAGGTCGCAATCCATTCGGCATTGTAGTCTTCCACTTGTTGTTCTAGCTCACTGAGCTCGTTAGCCTTTTGCCAGCGCGCGGACACAAACTTATTCAGCCCGTGTTTCAAAGAAATAGGAGGAGCCAAAAGCGAGCTGCGGCTAGTGGTACTGGCTCTAGTGGAGAGCGTCAGCTCTACCAGTAAAAGCAAGTACACGACTGCCAACTTTCTCACGGATAGTGATGTCCTTACATGACGTCGAACAGCCATGTTTTTGAGGTGCTTCGAATGTGCTATGCTCGCATCGGAAAGTAATGCTAGGAGGCTCTCACCATGGGAGGACCACCTCTAGTATTCTAGAGCGACTGTCGTAATGCAAGCGAATGCAAGCGAAATGTTCATTTTTCCCGAACACGTGGAAGTCTAAAAGCATGATCACCTAATGTAAGTAGTCCTCTGCACACACAAAAGATGTTATCTCAGTCGATGGCATCACGACAGACAAAAAAATGCAACGCGCGGAAGCTGGAATGAAAGCCACAATGTATTCTGTCGATGGTTCATACTAATAGCAGATGTTGGAACCACCGGTGTTTAGTTAACTGCTGGGACGGCAATGATGACATAAAGCTTTACTATCCAAGGTTAAGTTGGATTCTCTCATTGACTTGTAGAATACCTAGCACAAGTGTGCCAGTTGCGCGCAATGGAGTTACACCACTCCAATTCATCGACAAGATTCGTCACATTTTGTAACATCTTTTATCATGTGATCATGCCAAAGAGAACATGAgcatttctttctttttggaaaccatCTTCCCTCGCTTCCAAGTCGAGTATTGTTAGGGGGGAGTCTCGGTGAAGAGCACGAAAACCCAAGAGCAAGTGAAAGGTCACACCAATGCTGACTCTGCGTATAGGTTCCTTTGGCATCTGTTTCGTCATTAAGTGCGACGCAGCACAATGTACGCGAACATAGCTTCAAGGGCGCAACAAATGACCCAAATAACCCGTAGGTGGCCTCCTTTCTGTACAGTCGAATCAGTCGGTCGATTAATCGGTGTCTCGGGGACCGCTAGACTGGTGGTCAAGATCATGTCAATGTCGGGATACTCTTCCAGAATCCATTGATTGCCACCAATCTCGTAGTCGTCTTGACTCGCCCCGTCCGTCGATCCGGGCGTTGGATTCGTAATGCGTGACACCACGTCCATACCTTGTACGATTCTTCCAAACGGACTAAAACCCTGTTCATCCAATCCTGCATTATCATCCAGGTTGATGAACATTTGGGAGGTCCGGGTACCCGGTCCAGCGGTAGCGTAGGAAACGTAGGATCGCAAATTGGACTGCAGAGTCGGATCGTCCGGGATTGTCGTATCCCAATGGGAGGTTTCGTTTGGTTCCGCGGCGATACCGAACTGGACGACGAAATCAGGGACTACCCGGAAGAACGCGGCGCAATTGTAGAAGTTGTCGAGCACTAGCTGGTAAAAGCGATCGGCTCCGATTCTGGAGTATTTCTCaagcaaaagagaaaaaggaaataaACAGTCAGCTAGGATTCGGAACAGGATTCGACGAGATCATTTCGTACATTGCGTGTGACTCGACACTGGGGCGTTTCCCTTCCCACAGAATGCGGAATGTTTTAGACTTACGGACTCCACGCACGAATGACTTCTAGAACGATCGGCTCATCCGACACGGTGGAGGTAAAGGTAACCGTAAAGGCATCGGGTGCTGACGGGTCGGAATCCGGGAAGCGATTTTCTACGGTGTGAGCTCCCGCTCGACATTCCCGACGAGGATCCTGTGCCCAACAACTAACACGACAGTGATAGCAAGCTATCCATACAACTAGCGCTGTAACACGTGGTGTAGGCAACATGGCAACCCGATTACAGACTGAACACCACGCCACCGGTGCCGTCTTTGGTAGTCGAGTTGGACTGTGTACGACCGTCGTTCCCTTTGCGTACGGTGCGATCCGTTTCCTCATGGTCGCACAATCCTATCTCTGATTCTGTGAGTGCCGCGACGACACTACTAGGATACAATTGCGACATGCACACCGCCTACTTAACTATTTTCTTGACAAGGTTCAACGTGTCCCACCGATGGTTTTCAAAATCGAAACCTTGCGCTCCGATCGTTCCAACGTTGTTGCCAATCATTGACATCTCGATTGTCAAGATGAGGAGCACAATATGGCTTTTCCAGTTCGGCGGACTCTGTCTTGGTCTTGTCTGTGTCTCCTCGGTGGTAGCGAAACCTAGAATATGGGGAAGCCCGAACACTCGCCAGGGAATTCCCCTCCGTGGTGGTGATACCGATACCGATATTACTGTCAGTGAAATCAATCGACACGTTGCCGTCACCGATGGGGACAACACCACGCTGCCGGTACGGACACCTTCCCAAACTGCGTCCGATCCGACCCTCTCCAGCTACGTGGCGGTCTCTCTGCTAGTTATGGACAACGACACGGGTCCCTCGTCATCAAACTTATCGTCGGGTTGTATGCTCTTCCCTCGGCACACGGCGGACAGTGTAACGGAATACAATGATGACGTTCCGTACGAACCGTTCTGGTCCCAACGCTTGGCCTTTGACACTTCGAGCAACAACGAAAGTACGAATCTGGCTGCACTGTACGAAAGTGTAGCAGCGACGAGTGATATTGTACTTCTCGTTCTCCGATGGGACTCTCCCATCGATCCAATACTGGTCCAAGCCTTGCGAAAGGGCTGGCACCGACGCACCGTCCCCGATGCGGGTTTACCAAAAGCACAACTCTTGGTGATATGCACATCCTCCGGAGAATTTGACACTGTCGCAATGACAGCCTGGCGGGAACGAATGGCTTTGCATGATCTAGCCTCACTTAGTCCTAGTCTCTTGCAATCCATGGAACTCATTCTTCCGTCCGATACACCACGAATACTCCAACAAGCGATACGAGACGCCAACAGTGGTGTTACCGATTGGCTTGCACCCGAGGGGTTTCCACAACTGCTACAACAAGCGTACAACAATCTAGGAGGCTCCGTCCAATCTTTGTTTGCGGACGACGTCGGTATGCCGCGCATTCTATCCAACACCGCAATGCTGGAATCGTCCAGGCCGTCGTCAGGACACCCACCACCCGCTACGGACCGCCACGAACAAAGTGCTCCTTCGGTCCAGCAAATCAAAAGTCAAATAGACGGGCAGCTCCAAACTGCGTTGATTGCGGAGGCGTATCAAGAGCTCGAGGTCATTCAAACCGCTCAGGAGGAACACTTGTTGGATACCAACACCATACCGTTCGACTTCGGTGGAAAGTGTGGTCCTTTTCTGGAGCGATTACGCGACGGTCTCGAAGCGCTGCCGGACGAAGCTTCCCGCAGCACTGTCCAGCAGGAGGTCGGCGAGCGACTACGTGAACTCTTTCACCAGCAACTACAGGCCTGGCGTGATCATTACGGGCGGGTCTACGAAGCCTTATTGGATCGGCACGCTCCGGAAACGTGGTCGATGCACGCGTCCCACGTGACGCAAAGTTTTCGCAACGCTGCACAAGAAAGTGTTCCCGTCTTGGCTCGGGCGAACGAAGTCTTTCGGGATATGGATCTGGAGTACATCCCGGCGTTGCAGGGACTCGTGTCGGATATGATGGAGGCCACGACCTTGCGACAGTCGGAAGTGGAGGAGGACGGTGACGAAGAGAACGGGAACGATACGGACGTGGAGGCCCGACCAAAACGCGTTGCCCGGTGGTACGAGAAACTTGCGGCGCGGGCGCTCGTCTTGGGCGTCAATTACCTACAGGGCTGGCTGGCCTGGCAAGGCATTCAACGAGCCGCACTACAGCGGGAGCGGAACATGCCCAAATTTCCGCTCTTTTAAACCTACATGGATTCCATCCTCGCACGGACAGATGTGGCTAATTTTGGTAGAGTCGTGGAGTAGCATGTTATAAAACCAAGTACAGTTCCTACAAATATAGGTGCAACCGTGTGTGCACTCCTATAGCAAATCCCGAAAACTGTCGTAGGCGACCAGAAGTACGGCGCCGCCCACAGATCGGATAACGTTGGGTCCGAGACCGAGGAAAAAGCCACGAATTCCTTCCGTGCGCAAGACTACGGTAATACAGTGCCAACTGGACCGGTACCGCCGCGTCTCCATTGCTTGTCCTGCTTGCATCATCATACGGCGACGGACCGAATCAAAGGGATAGCTCAAGGTCCCGGCCGATAAGGAAATAGCCTGGGCGGCCCCGATTCGTTCACCCCAGGACAATTCGTTGGTGGAGAACGTGGGGGTGCGCGTGTTGTTGGATACGGATACGGGTACTACGGGTACCGTACCAGTGTTTCCTACTACCATGGCGGCTCGTTTTCGATGTTTGAGTTCGTTTTTGAGGGCATCGTAACCGCCGAGGAAGAGGACGCGATAAAAGATGCCTCCCGCCAGGGCAATCCCGTAGCCTTGAAACAGCCCCCCAACGCCGTCTGATCGCACAATACGGCGGAGAACGTCCAGGGCGCCCTGATACTGTCGCGATTCGTTTTTTCCCAGATCCATTGCGAGTCTCGTGCGCAGGAATTCAAAGGGGTACATGAGTGTCGTGGCCGTCCCTCCGGCCAATCCTCCCGAAATGAGACTGGACCAGAACTGCCGTTGACGGGTCAAACTCAGTTCGTCCGCCACGGTGGGGGCGTGTGTGGTGGTACGGTGAAGGATGGTTCGGGCGAGCAATGGTTGGACCGCGACCCGCTTGTAATAATCCATGCAGGTAAAGTTGACGGCTGCGGTTCCGGCAGTCCGCCAAACACTCGGCAGATTTCCCCGCCAGAACGATCGGAACCCCTGTGTTTGGTAGACTTCCCGTGCAACGTGCCAGGCCGATGGCGAGGCCaacggtgtcgtcgtcgtcgtcgctagTGGTGCGGTTGCTACGGGAGGCGGGTATACACTGTGCCGTAGTTGTAGGAGGAGCTTGACGCGTTCGACGGGAGCCATGgccgtcttggaaaaggcacCCGCCGCGGCTCCCGCAACGGCTTCGCGCCATTGAGGTGTCGCTCGTGGTGTAGCGTGTGACGGCGGCGGATTCCCACGCGTCGTCGCACTGGAACTCATCGCGTGACGTGACGTGACTTTGATGGACTCTTCCGACGAATGTCGCGCTGTCTGTCTCCAACGATTCACGCACAACTACAAACTAAGCGCAATGTAGAACGGATGGCACCAACACAAATGAAAGGGTGTGACAAATGGGGTTTCGTTGGAGAGGAGAGATGACACAAGACGACACCGAAGGCAAGGATGATGGCAAAACATGCCGTGTGACGCCTGACTGCGATTTTACATCACAATTTATTCGAGTGGTCCGACGATTCGTTCCCGCTGCGGACGTcaaactaactgtaaagcatGACTCACGTTTCTAACTTGCCACGTCATCGCTAGTTTCCTATTATGAATTCTGCTACCAATATGCTTGTCCTTTGCTTAACTGTAGTAATTCTCAGACACTTTCTGCACTCACCCACTGCGTCCAAAACATACATGAGGAGCGACCATGAAGTATATTTTGGTCCAGGCCGGAGGTTTGTCGCGTGCACGGTCTCTCGTTTCGCCCCTTTAGTAGTTGAGGCTGTACGTATAGAGTAGCTACTTTAGCGTTAGTAGCAATAATAGGGTGAACAGTTTTGCATTGCTGTTTGTGTTTATCACTGCCTCTCTTGTCCTTGGTTACAGCTAGTAGTTTGCCATACAGGCTGCGGCTTGTTGCATAGCAGGTTGCGAAGCTTCCAAGGTCAATGCCACTTCCATGACTAGAGGCGGTGACAAGCCCATGACTAGATGGAAGACCGCGTGCGACCAACCACCAATGGGATACCGCGTAAACAACCAGAACCCTATCATGCCCAGGCACAGTAGCTTTACAAAACAAAGCACGAGTCCACGGTGCAGAATCGGTATCAAGTAGGCCAGGATGGAAATAGTAATACGCATTTGGTTGCGACGGGGTTCCACCACCGGCATACACTGACGGTATACACAGTCGGCATTGAACAGCACGTTGGCTACCAAAAAGTCCCACGATCCGCTCGAGGCGTACGTCAATGCGGTTGAAGCTACGTGAATCATGATCTGATCCAGCCGACGGCTCCAGTGTGTGGTCCGTGCCAGACCGCTTAAACGGTGAGCATACCTCCAGTGGTACAGAATGGAAAAGGGGGCGTGTAGAGTTATTCCAAGTGCCACACAAACCACCGGGATGGGAGGTAAAGAAGGCATGTTATGCCACCACGAGGACGATGGAAGCAAACACTTGGTCAAGTCGATGTCATCAAACGAGTTAGCGGTGTACGGAGCCTCGTAATTCCGAATCCATGCGCCGGAAAGTAGATAGAACATACAAAAGCAGGGACTCGGGAGCATGGTCAAGGCATTCCAGCGTTCTTGTGTTGCTGTCATCTGGCGTTGAGCTGAGTAGGTCTCCAGATCGCCGACTTCTGGGAGGATCCGCGATCGACGACGGAGAAGAACGGATTTCCGTAATTCCTCTACGGTGGGACTTTCAATGAGCAGGTGCGTATCATCATTGTCTTCCGATGAAGCCAAACTCTCTTCCGACGCCAAGTCAACGTCGTCGTAACCGAAGAAATTCTCGGAAGCACTGGTATTGGCAACATTGCGGGTATCGGTATCGGCATTGCACCTGGCTTTCTGCAAGATTTCGAGAGAGACTCTGTCAATGTCGATGCCGCTGCTTTCGATGCCTTGCTCCATTGCCACTAGTTCCAACACATCCCGATGCGCTTTACTTTGTC
The sequence above is drawn from the Phaeodactylum tricornutum CCAP 1055/1 chromosome 21, whole genome shotgun sequence genome and encodes:
- a CDS encoding predicted protein: MRKRIAPYAKGTTVVHSPTRLPKTAPVAWCSVCNRVAMLPTPRVTALVVWIACYHCRVSCWAQDPRRECRAGAHTVENRFPDSDPSAPDAFTVTFTSTVSDEPIVLEVIRAWSPIGADRFYQLVLDNFYNCAAFFRVVPDFVVQFGIAAEPNETSHWDTTIPDDPTLQSNLRSYVSYATAGPGTRTSQMFINLDDNAGLDEQGFSPFGRIVQGMDVVSRITNPTPGSTDGASQDDYEIGGNQWILEEYPDIDMILTTSLAVPETPINRPTDSTVQKGGHLRVIWVICCALEAMFAYIVLRRT
- a CDS encoding predicted protein, giving the protein MRSTIWLFQFGGLCLGLVCVSSVVAKPRIWGSPNTRQGIPLRGGDTDTDITVSEINRHVAVTDGDNTTLPVRTPSQTASDPTLSSYVAVSLLVMDNDTGPSSSNLSSGCMLFPRHTADSVTEYNDDVPYEPFWSQRLAFDTSSNNESTNLAALYESVAATSDIVLLVLRWDSPIDPILVQALRKGWHRRTVPDAGLPKAQLLVICTSSGEFDTVAMTAWRERMALHDLASLSPSLLQSMELILPSDTPRILQQAIRDANSGVTDWLAPEGFPQLLQQAYNNLGGSVQSLFADDVGMPRILSNTAMLESSRPSSGHPPPATDRHEQSAPSVQQIKSQIDGQLQTALIAEAYQELEVIQTAQEEHLLDTNTIPFDFGGKCGPFLERLRDGLEALPDEASRSTVQQEVGERLRELFHQQLQAWRDHYGRVYEALLDRHAPETWSMHASHVTQSFRNAAQESVPVLARANEVFRDMDLEYIPALQGLVSDMMEATTLRQSEVEEDGDEENGNDTDVEARPKRVARWYEKLAARALVLGVNYLQGWLAWQGIQRAALQRERNMPKFPLF
- the sUfd1 gene encoding predicted protein, with amino-acid sequence MAVRRHVRTSLSVRKLAVVYLLLLVELTLSTRASTTSRSSLLAPPISLKHGLNKFVSARWQKANELSELEQQVEDYNAEWIATSNGQAQSTRHRRLICLPLSDRFDPPMGSFSHKHVQTGDKMSLPANFWQAIQLNHAEVPWLFSVKRIDGVTGERVEFSDDDIITPHKPLAQLDKVVGGPLDFRAPACYIFLPWWMMRALGVKPRDIVEVELFETVPAGSLAKLRPHSSDFGKEIANPQAVLETELRHYSSLTQGSTIAFDYNKKRYWFDVVELRSAPRGEKSSMVKVQDCDIATDFLIARDEIQNRRRRKQEREQDRE
- a CDS encoding predicted protein; this encodes VAGAAAGAFSKTAMAPVERVKLLLQLRHSVYPPPVATAPLATTTTTPLASPSAWHVAREVYQTQGFRSFWRGNLPSVWRTAGTAAVNFTCMDYYKRVAVQPLLARTILHRTTTHAPTFWSSLISGGLAGGTATTLMYPFEFLRTRLAMDLGKNESRQYQGALDVLRRIVRSDGVGGLFQGYGIALAGGIFYRVLFLGGYDALKNELKHRKRAAMVVGNTGTVPAISLSAGTLSYPFDSVRRRMMMQAGQAMETRRYRSSWHCITVVLRTEGIRGFFLGLGPNVIRSVGGAVLLVAYDSFRDLL
- a CDS encoding predicted protein: MKGQSLDRRKARPSSSSLSVPDATTTSTIGSPANGWEHPVDTGSWTNQRLSYTSNAIDRVGSETFEARSSPLWSTLFGWYSRPQSLLPSPAATVTRQSKAHRDVLELVAMEQGIESSGIDIDRVSLEILQKARCNADTDTRNVANTSASENFFGYDDVDLASEESLASSEDNDDTHLLIESPTVEELRKSVLLRRRSRILPEVGDLETYSAQRQMTATQERWNALTMLPSPCFCMFYLLSGAWIRNYEAPYTANSFDDIDLTKCLLPSSSWWHNMPSLPPIPVVCVALGITLHAPFSILYHWRYAHRLSGLARTTHWSRRLDQIMIHVASTALTYASSGSWDFLVANVLFNADCVYRQCMPVVEPRRNQMRITISILAYLIPILHRGLVLCFVKLLCLGMIGFWLFTRYPIGGWSHAVFHLVMGLSPPLVMEVALTLEASQPAMQQAAACMANY